A region from the Leopardus geoffroyi isolate Oge1 chromosome E3, O.geoffroyi_Oge1_pat1.0, whole genome shotgun sequence genome encodes:
- the CE3H16orf89 gene encoding UPF0764 protein C16orf89 homolog isoform X2, with protein MSSPGLLLLLLLLSASPPLRPSSLAPPETPEGKATITGLILSALERAISFLEKRLPEINLDGVVGFRVLEVQLKGVQEKWARDPQLQPLSLSVGKLVEKLAPLLHRSIFYLELSDPKYLREFQSTIQPGFWKLPRAWTCTDASMVYPTFETQDSFSEESSDLCLVQLLGTGTDGGQPCRLSDFCRTLMTKPGCSGYCLSHQLLFFLSARLKGCTEGLFRHSQHYMNLFCANMMDLNQRAEAIGYAYPTRDIFMENIMFCGISGFSDFYKLWWLEAILNWQKPEEGCFGRPAAEDEELLTAIQHQQHVLRRVKRREKQFTDSPFPDTENKWNHTTELLGVMKTS; from the exons ATGTCCAGCCCAgggctcctgctcctgctcttgctgctgtcagcgtcACCACCGCTGCGACCCTCCTCGCTGGCACCGCCAGAAACCCCAGAAGGCAAAGCCACCATCACAGGCCTCATCCTCTCCGCGCTGGAGAGAGCCATTTCCTTCCTGGAGAAGAGGCTGCCTGAAATCAACTTGGATGGCGTGGTGGGGTTCCGGGTGCTGGAAG tgCAGCTAAAAGGTGTTCAAGAAAAATGGGCTCGGGACCCCCAGCTGCAGCCGCTGAGCCTGAGTGTGGGGAAGCTGGTGGAAAAACTAGCACCTCTCCTTCACAGATCCATTTTCTACCTGGAGCTGAGTGACCCTAAGTACCTAAGAG AGTTCCAATCAACCATCCAGCCTGGGTTTTGGAAGCTTCCGCGTGCCTGGACCTGTACAGATGCCTCCATGGTCTACCCCACGTTTGAGACTCAGGACTCCTTCTCAGAGGAAAGCAGTGACTTGTGTCTGGTGCAGCTGCTGGGAACAGG GACCGATGGTGGCCAGCCCTGCAGGCTCTCAGACTTCTGCAGGACCCTCATGACCAAGCCCGGCTGCTCAGGCTATTGCCTGTCTCACCAGCTGCTCTTTTTCCTCTCAGCCAGATTG AAGGGATGCACGGAGGGGCTGTTCCGCCACAGCCAGCACTACATGAACCTCTTTTGTGCCAACATGATGGACCTGAACCAGAGAGCTGAGGCTATCGGATACGCGTACCCCACCCGGGACATCTTCATGGAGAACA TCATGTTCTGTGGAATCAGTGGCTTCTCAGACTTCTACAAGCTCTGGTGGCTGGAGGCCATTCTCAACTGGCAGAAGCCAGAGGAAGGATGCTTCGGGAGGCCTG CTGCTGAAGATGAAGAATTATTGACAGCCATTCAACACCAACAGCACGTTTTAAGAAGAGTGAAGAGGCGAGAAAAACAATTTACAG ATTCGCCTTTTCCAGACACTGAAAACAAGTGGAACCACACAACagaacttttgggggtgatgaaaacgtCCTAA
- the CE3H16orf89 gene encoding UPF0764 protein C16orf89 homolog isoform X1 → MSSPGLLLLLLLLSASPPLRPSSLAPPETPEGKATITGLILSALERAISFLEKRLPEINLDGVVGFRVLEVQLKGVQEKWARDPQLQPLSLSVGKLVEKLAPLLHRSIFYLELSDPKYLREFQSTIQPGFWKLPRAWTCTDASMVYPTFETQDSFSEESSDLCLVQLLGTGTDGGQPCRLSDFCRTLMTKPGCSGYCLSHQLLFFLSARLKGCTEGLFRHSQHYMNLFCANMMDLNQRAEAIGYAYPTRDIFMENIMFCGISGFSDFYKLWWLEAILNWQKPEEGCFGRPAAEDEELLTAIQHQQHVLRRVKRREKQFTDGCSSHNTAMAVAALGGFLYVLAEYPQQMESCGSPHWHDPATTETNGSTPATGR, encoded by the exons ATGTCCAGCCCAgggctcctgctcctgctcttgctgctgtcagcgtcACCACCGCTGCGACCCTCCTCGCTGGCACCGCCAGAAACCCCAGAAGGCAAAGCCACCATCACAGGCCTCATCCTCTCCGCGCTGGAGAGAGCCATTTCCTTCCTGGAGAAGAGGCTGCCTGAAATCAACTTGGATGGCGTGGTGGGGTTCCGGGTGCTGGAAG tgCAGCTAAAAGGTGTTCAAGAAAAATGGGCTCGGGACCCCCAGCTGCAGCCGCTGAGCCTGAGTGTGGGGAAGCTGGTGGAAAAACTAGCACCTCTCCTTCACAGATCCATTTTCTACCTGGAGCTGAGTGACCCTAAGTACCTAAGAG AGTTCCAATCAACCATCCAGCCTGGGTTTTGGAAGCTTCCGCGTGCCTGGACCTGTACAGATGCCTCCATGGTCTACCCCACGTTTGAGACTCAGGACTCCTTCTCAGAGGAAAGCAGTGACTTGTGTCTGGTGCAGCTGCTGGGAACAGG GACCGATGGTGGCCAGCCCTGCAGGCTCTCAGACTTCTGCAGGACCCTCATGACCAAGCCCGGCTGCTCAGGCTATTGCCTGTCTCACCAGCTGCTCTTTTTCCTCTCAGCCAGATTG AAGGGATGCACGGAGGGGCTGTTCCGCCACAGCCAGCACTACATGAACCTCTTTTGTGCCAACATGATGGACCTGAACCAGAGAGCTGAGGCTATCGGATACGCGTACCCCACCCGGGACATCTTCATGGAGAACA TCATGTTCTGTGGAATCAGTGGCTTCTCAGACTTCTACAAGCTCTGGTGGCTGGAGGCCATTCTCAACTGGCAGAAGCCAGAGGAAGGATGCTTCGGGAGGCCTG CTGCTGAAGATGAAGAATTATTGACAGCCATTCAACACCAACAGCACGTTTTAAGAAGAGTGAAGAGGCGAGAAAAACAATTTACAG ATGGCTGCTCCTCCCACAACACAGCCATGGCTGTCGCAGCCCTGGGTGGCTTCCTCTACGTCCTGGCAGAATACCCCCAGCAAATGGAGAGCTGTGGCAGTCCACACTGGCACGACCCAGCGACCACTGAGACAAATGGTTCCACTCCCGCCACTGGAAGATAA